The following proteins are co-located in the Camelina sativa cultivar DH55 chromosome 12, Cs, whole genome shotgun sequence genome:
- the LOC109128202 gene encoding probable WRKY transcription factor 19, producing the protein MEKLWEEKKNLGKLKKINLSHSRNLTDILMLSEALNLEHIDLEGCKSLFDVSTIPRCGKLISLNMKDCSHLRSLPGMVDLTSLKLLNISGCSEIEEIKDFAPNLTELYLAGTAIRELPKSIENLTELGTLDLENCRRLQQLPFGIENLRCIVELNLSGCTSLGLKGMETLVRSPCPLLSLFPLRKRKR; encoded by the exons ATGGAGAAGTTATgggaagagaagaaa AATCTCGGAAAGCTAAAGAAGATCAATCTGAGTCACTCCAGAAACTTAACTGATATCCTGATGTTATCAGAAGCCCTGAACCTTGAACATATTGATCTTGAAGGTTGTAAGAGTCTATTTGACGTTAGCACTATTCCTCGTTGTGGGAAGCTTATTTCCTTGAATATGAAAGACTGTTCTCATTTGCGAAGTCTGCCTGGCATGGTGGATTTAACATCTCTCAAGCTTCTTAATATATCTGGCTGCTCAGAGATTGAGGAGATTAAGGATTTTGCACCAAACTTGACAGAGTTATATCTAGCTGGAACCGCCATAAGAGAACTTCCAAAGTCAATCGAGAATCTCACTGAACTTGGTACGCTAGATCTGGAGAACTGCAGAAGGCTTCAGCAACTGCCATTTGGTATAGAGAACTTGAGATGTATTGTCGAGCTGAACCTGTCTGGCTGCACAAGTCTCGGGCTAAAAGGCATGGAAACTTTGGTGAGATCACCGTGTCCGCTTCTGTCACTTTTTCCACTTCGGAAGCGGAAGAGGTGA